In Dyadobacter sp. NIV53, a single window of DNA contains:
- a CDS encoding TldD/PmbA family protein produces the protein MKRRDFIELAGLGTGAFMLPGFAMGRSVSPEALMEPGVDIAIKKRLADAALNAAKSKGATYADVRIGRYLNQYVITREDKVQNIVNTESYGVGVRVIANGCWGFAAVVDAKNESQMAKAAEDAVAIAKANAKLMKEPVQLAPQKGFGEVSWKAPIKKNAFEVPIKEKVDLLLSVNNAAMTNGANYMNSVLFTVNEQKYFASTDGSYIDQDVHRIWPIFTVTAIDPKSGKFETRQSLSAPMGMGYDYLQSNPADKVTGITTRYNKGYDMLEDATAAAKQAKDKLTAKSVEAGKYDLILDPSHLWLTIHESVGHPLELDRVLGYEANFAGTSFATLDKWQSKNFQYGSKEVNLIADKLQVGSLGAVGWDDEGVNTKKWDLVKDGVLVNYQAIRDQVHILGEKESQGCCYADSWSSVQFQRMPNVSLASGKTPLSVEDMIKDVKKGIYIIGDGSFSIDQQRYNFQFGGQLFYEIKDGKIVGMLKDVAYQSNTQEFWNSCAQVCDERDYRLGGSFFDGKGQPSQSSAVSHGSSTTRFNGVNVINTARKI, from the coding sequence TTGAAACGTAGAGATTTTATAGAATTGGCTGGACTTGGAACCGGAGCGTTCATGTTACCCGGCTTTGCAATGGGAAGAAGTGTGTCTCCGGAAGCACTTATGGAACCCGGAGTTGATATTGCTATTAAGAAAAGACTGGCGGATGCAGCACTTAATGCTGCCAAATCCAAAGGTGCAACTTATGCTGATGTCAGGATTGGCCGTTATCTTAACCAATATGTTATTACGCGTGAAGATAAGGTACAGAACATCGTCAATACGGAATCTTACGGCGTTGGCGTGCGTGTTATTGCCAATGGCTGCTGGGGATTTGCTGCTGTTGTAGATGCAAAAAATGAATCTCAAATGGCGAAAGCGGCAGAAGATGCCGTGGCTATTGCCAAAGCAAATGCCAAACTAATGAAAGAACCTGTTCAGCTCGCTCCTCAAAAAGGGTTTGGAGAAGTAAGCTGGAAAGCACCCATCAAGAAAAATGCATTTGAGGTGCCAATAAAGGAAAAGGTGGACCTGCTGCTTTCTGTTAATAATGCAGCCATGACCAACGGGGCCAATTACATGAATTCGGTTTTGTTCACTGTAAACGAACAAAAATATTTTGCATCAACTGATGGATCTTATATTGATCAGGATGTGCACCGGATCTGGCCTATTTTTACGGTAACAGCAATTGATCCGAAATCGGGGAAATTTGAAACCAGGCAATCCTTAAGTGCACCAATGGGCATGGGTTATGATTATCTGCAATCCAATCCTGCCGACAAAGTAACAGGCATTACAACCAGATATAACAAAGGTTATGATATGTTGGAAGACGCAACGGCGGCTGCCAAACAGGCAAAAGATAAATTAACAGCAAAATCTGTTGAAGCAGGGAAATATGACCTGATCCTTGACCCGTCCCATCTCTGGCTGACGATTCACGAATCGGTTGGCCATCCGCTTGAACTCGACAGGGTTTTGGGATATGAAGCCAACTTTGCAGGCACTTCTTTTGCCACACTGGATAAATGGCAATCTAAAAACTTCCAGTATGGCAGCAAAGAAGTGAATCTTATCGCTGACAAATTACAGGTAGGTTCGCTTGGAGCAGTGGGCTGGGATGATGAAGGCGTGAATACGAAAAAATGGGATTTGGTAAAAGATGGCGTACTGGTAAATTATCAGGCAATCCGTGATCAGGTTCATATTTTGGGAGAAAAAGAATCTCAGGGATGCTGTTATGCAGATAGCTGGAGTTCAGTACAGTTCCAGCGTATGCCTAATGTTTCGCTGGCTTCCGGAAAAACGCCATTGTCGGTCGAGGATATGATCAAAGATGTGAAAAAGGGGATTTATATTATCGGTGACGGATCATTCTCCATTGATCAGCAGCGTTATAATTTCCAGTTTGGCGGCCAGTTGTTCTACGAAATCAAAGATGGCAAAATTGTTGGTATGCTGAAAGATGTTGCGTATCAGTCCAATACCCAGGAATTCTGGAACTCCTGTGCACAGGTTTGTGATGAGCGTGATTACCGTTTAGGCGGATCGTTCTTTGACGGAAAAGGCCAGCCTTCTCAATCCAGTGCGGTCTCGCATGGTAGTTCGACAACCCGTTTCAACGGAGTGAATGTTATCAATACAGCCAGAAAAATCTAA
- a CDS encoding DPP IV N-terminal domain-containing protein: MIKKFRTNRISKLSVACLAGMLFTANVVEATIFKATTVGSSINKASVLAADSIKVSLTEGTNMAIDLSPDKKSIALDIQGTIWSIPVAGGTAKALTDGMGDCRQPKWSPDGNKVAFFSFRDGYYHIWSVNKDGSGLKQITFGVFDEREPDWSPDGKSIIFSSDRKGNYDIWKMDLATKALTQLTKDPANDYFPKYSADGSKIAFVSERTSAPGIYVLSGESNESLAVKHTAKLTGPTWNMDATAIYFSAFSGAASTLEMTDLKGAESKTVSEKGEDVFPFRISWLSADEYLYSANGKINRKKVGGTSAYPISFKAEVTVVKPSYTRKKYNFDNSSKPHPVKGIKGLNVSPDGKSFVFSALGDIWLLQKGNPKPKALTNDNFMDSNPVWSPDGNTIAFLTDRSGAMNLWIHDVKTGKQEILVKLDYDLNYPAWSPDGTKIAYYQADGKNSWGRGTLQILDVKTGKTEKAHESVFVPSQPSWSPDGKTIALSSLEVSSSRFREGINKILLVSLDKKPDRYVSPVPDRSLGMRAKNGPSWSPDGKIMAYVQDGLLWTIAVDETGNLIGPPKRLTNELSEVLSWTQNSSGIAYMATDTIKQIRIADGATEVIPIDFNWEYKQPKETVVIHAGKLFDGRNNKYLTNVDVVVVGNRIKEIVPHKAGRTGKLIDASTQTVIPGLFEMHTHQHAMAGEKLGRLWLSYGITSLRETGSDPYDALERKEAWDAGNLTGPREFFTGGLTDGTRIYYGLANSVQSTAHLDLELERASRLGYDMIKTYVRMPDILQEKITNYAHKIGVPVSSHEIFPAMHYGVDAVEHIGGTSRRGYSPKISLMNHTYQDVMELLVKSQMNITPTASLQGGFYAMAGKDPNFFQNKQLNAFYSAPAIKEMQDAVPMIEKMLPGYIANFGTIQKTVKDLLAAGARVTAGTDSPFIPYAMSLHTELQCWVDGGITPFETLRSATLWSAEAVGVSKDLGTLEAGKLADLVIVDGDPLVKIQDAWNVKQVMKNGILHDIDSLLKKP; encoded by the coding sequence ATGATTAAAAAATTCAGAACCAACCGAATTTCAAAATTAAGCGTGGCCTGTCTGGCTGGAATGTTATTTACTGCCAATGTGGTTGAGGCTACGATTTTTAAGGCCACAACCGTCGGATCATCAATTAATAAAGCCAGTGTTCTCGCAGCAGACTCCATAAAGGTTTCTTTAACCGAAGGAACCAACATGGCAATCGATTTATCTCCTGATAAAAAATCAATTGCACTGGATATTCAGGGTACAATATGGAGTATTCCTGTTGCCGGCGGAACAGCAAAAGCGCTTACTGACGGAATGGGAGATTGCCGCCAGCCGAAATGGTCACCTGATGGAAACAAGGTTGCTTTCTTTTCTTTCCGTGATGGTTACTACCACATCTGGTCTGTCAATAAAGACGGTTCCGGTTTAAAGCAAATCACTTTTGGCGTTTTTGATGAACGCGAACCGGATTGGTCACCTGACGGCAAATCCATTATTTTTTCCTCTGATCGTAAAGGGAATTATGATATCTGGAAAATGGATCTCGCCACAAAAGCTTTAACGCAGCTAACCAAAGATCCTGCGAATGATTATTTCCCAAAATATTCTGCTGACGGAAGTAAAATTGCCTTTGTATCCGAACGTACAAGCGCACCGGGTATTTATGTATTGAGCGGAGAAAGCAATGAAAGCCTGGCCGTAAAACATACAGCCAAGTTAACAGGGCCAACCTGGAACATGGATGCAACAGCTATTTATTTCAGTGCATTTTCAGGCGCCGCAAGTACTTTGGAAATGACGGACCTGAAAGGTGCAGAAAGCAAAACTGTTTCGGAAAAAGGAGAAGATGTATTTCCATTCCGTATCAGCTGGTTATCGGCTGACGAATATTTGTATAGTGCCAATGGAAAAATCAACCGTAAAAAAGTAGGTGGCACAAGTGCTTATCCCATTTCATTCAAAGCAGAAGTAACGGTTGTAAAGCCTTCGTATACCAGAAAGAAATACAATTTTGATAACAGCAGCAAGCCACATCCTGTAAAAGGAATCAAAGGCTTGAATGTTTCACCCGATGGAAAAAGTTTCGTCTTTTCGGCTCTTGGTGATATATGGTTGTTGCAAAAAGGAAATCCAAAACCCAAAGCACTTACGAATGACAATTTCATGGATTCCAATCCTGTCTGGTCTCCTGATGGTAATACAATTGCTTTTTTAACAGATCGTAGTGGCGCTATGAATCTTTGGATCCATGACGTAAAAACGGGCAAACAGGAAATTCTTGTAAAACTTGACTATGATCTTAATTATCCGGCATGGTCACCAGACGGAACCAAAATTGCTTATTATCAGGCCGATGGTAAAAACTCATGGGGGAGAGGAACATTACAAATTCTGGATGTAAAAACAGGAAAAACTGAAAAAGCGCATGAATCCGTTTTTGTGCCAAGTCAGCCAAGCTGGTCACCAGACGGTAAAACGATTGCATTATCTTCACTGGAAGTAAGTTCTTCAAGATTCCGTGAAGGAATTAATAAGATATTACTTGTATCACTGGACAAAAAACCAGACCGTTATGTCTCACCCGTTCCGGACAGGTCACTTGGAATGCGTGCGAAAAACGGTCCGAGCTGGTCACCGGATGGTAAAATAATGGCTTATGTGCAGGACGGATTATTGTGGACAATCGCAGTGGACGAAACCGGAAACCTGATCGGGCCGCCAAAACGCCTGACCAATGAATTATCCGAAGTGTTGAGCTGGACACAGAATTCGTCGGGAATCGCATACATGGCAACGGACACCATCAAACAAATCCGTATTGCTGACGGTGCAACCGAAGTAATTCCAATCGACTTTAATTGGGAATACAAACAGCCAAAAGAAACCGTAGTGATCCATGCAGGAAAACTTTTTGACGGCAGAAATAACAAATACCTTACCAATGTTGACGTCGTTGTAGTTGGAAACAGGATCAAGGAAATTGTACCTCACAAAGCGGGACGTACAGGTAAATTAATTGATGCTTCTACTCAAACAGTTATTCCGGGTTTGTTCGAAATGCATACGCACCAGCATGCTATGGCGGGTGAAAAATTGGGCCGTTTGTGGCTTTCTTATGGAATAACTTCTTTGCGTGAAACCGGTTCAGATCCTTACGACGCACTGGAAAGAAAGGAAGCCTGGGATGCTGGAAATCTGACAGGGCCACGTGAATTTTTTACAGGCGGACTTACCGACGGAACACGCATTTATTACGGGCTTGCTAACAGCGTTCAGTCTACAGCGCACCTCGATCTTGAGTTGGAACGTGCTTCGAGGCTTGGTTACGATATGATCAAAACCTACGTAAGAATGCCTGATATTCTTCAGGAAAAAATTACAAATTATGCGCATAAAATTGGCGTTCCGGTTTCGTCACACGAGATTTTTCCTGCTATGCATTATGGCGTTGATGCGGTAGAACATATTGGTGGCACGAGCCGTCGCGGTTACTCTCCCAAGATTTCGTTGATGAACCATACGTATCAGGATGTGATGGAACTTTTGGTAAAATCGCAAATGAATATCACGCCAACAGCATCATTGCAGGGTGGATTTTACGCTATGGCTGGAAAAGATCCTAATTTCTTTCAAAACAAACAGCTGAATGCATTTTATTCTGCACCGGCAATTAAGGAAATGCAGGACGCTGTGCCTATGATTGAAAAAATGCTTCCGGGATATATAGCGAATTTTGGTACGATCCAGAAAACAGTGAAAGATTTACTGGCCGCTGGTGCACGTGTCACAGCCGGAACCGACAGTCCGTTTATTCCTTATGCTATGAGCCTTCACACAGAACTGCAATGCTGGGTGGATGGCGGAATCACGCCTTTTGAAACTTTACGGTCGGCAACACTCTGGTCGGCAGAGGCAGTAGGTGTAAGTAAGGACCTGGGAACTTTGGAAGCGGGTAAACTGGCTGATCTGGTTATTGTGGACGGCGATCCGCTGGTTAAAATCCAGGATGCATGGAATGTGAAGCAGGTAATGAAAAACGGTATTCTGCATGATATTGATTCACTTTTGAAAAAACCATGA
- a CDS encoding sigma-70 family RNA polymerase sigma factor has product MNKSIFSDRELLKQLCNGSTEAFKLLFDQYYPVLVRVLMRYSTDQEEIKDWIQEIYIRLWESREEIQVDSIDNFKAYFIVTARNFAIKALAKKRKLKTEQFQDKDQEEIADNNGYNVLEEVELRQAYHAVISRLPVKTRKAYVLNRETGLTYKGVAEELGISIKTVEAQISRAISLLRQELHVFLQ; this is encoded by the coding sequence ATGAATAAATCAATATTTTCAGATCGGGAGTTGTTGAAGCAGCTTTGTAATGGTAGTACAGAAGCATTCAAATTATTATTTGATCAGTATTACCCTGTTCTGGTTCGTGTGCTGATGCGGTACTCAACAGACCAGGAAGAAATTAAAGACTGGATACAGGAAATCTATATAAGGTTATGGGAATCGCGTGAAGAAATCCAGGTAGATTCTATTGATAATTTTAAAGCGTATTTTATTGTAACGGCAAGAAATTTTGCAATAAAAGCATTGGCTAAAAAAAGGAAATTAAAAACTGAACAATTTCAGGATAAAGACCAGGAGGAAATTGCTGACAACAACGGATATAATGTACTGGAAGAAGTCGAATTGAGACAGGCATATCATGCTGTGATTTCCCGGCTTCCCGTCAAAACCAGGAAAGCCTACGTTTTGAACCGTGAAACCGGCCTGACTTATAAAGGAGTGGCAGAGGAATTGGGCATATCCATCAAAACAGTGGAAGCGCAGATATCCCGAGCTATTTCTTTGCTTCGTCAGGAACTGCATGTATTTCTTCAATAA
- a CDS encoding TldD/PmbA family protein, producing MLSKEEAKNIIDKVLAFSRSDEISVGLSGGKTGNIRYARNSVSTSGETTDMSLSVTSVYGKKSGTATINEFDEVALEKTVRRAEEIAKLAPDNPEYVPMLGPQTYLEIDSFAENTAAINPDYRAQAAFESIEPCNKKNLTAAGYLEDSAGFSAMGNHKGLFGYNKATSVNFSITVRTEDGKGSGYAARDYNDASKLSSGSATEVAMQKALASSNARALEPGKYTVILEPTASVELLGNMMRSMDARNADEGRNFLGKKGGGTRLGEKLFDERVNIYSDPQNLEIPGSPFGGGGGRFGGGGSDGRPQEKVVWVENGVVKNMFYSRYWAEKQGVKAIPQPSGFTFQGGTETLAEMIKGTEKGILVTRLWYIRAVDPQTLLYTGLTRDGTFYIENGQIKYPVKNFRFNESPVIMLNNLELAGKPVRAGGNLIPPLKIRDFTFTSLSDAV from the coding sequence ATGTTATCAAAAGAAGAAGCAAAGAACATCATAGATAAAGTACTCGCATTTTCCAGGTCGGACGAAATAAGTGTCGGACTGTCGGGCGGCAAAACAGGTAATATCCGTTATGCAAGAAATTCAGTTTCAACCAGCGGTGAAACAACCGATATGTCACTTTCTGTAACTTCGGTTTATGGTAAAAAATCCGGGACTGCCACAATCAATGAATTCGATGAAGTTGCACTGGAAAAGACAGTAAGAAGGGCAGAAGAAATAGCAAAACTGGCTCCTGACAATCCTGAATACGTTCCTATGCTGGGGCCACAAACGTATCTGGAAATTGATTCGTTTGCAGAAAACACAGCGGCTATCAATCCGGATTACCGCGCACAGGCCGCTTTTGAAAGTATTGAACCCTGCAATAAAAAAAATCTGACAGCGGCCGGATATTTAGAAGATTCAGCTGGTTTCTCCGCAATGGGAAATCATAAAGGGCTTTTCGGATATAATAAGGCCACATCAGTTAATTTTTCCATAACCGTTCGCACCGAAGATGGGAAAGGCTCGGGATACGCAGCTCGGGATTATAATGATGCTTCAAAATTAAGTTCCGGATCTGCTACGGAAGTTGCCATGCAAAAGGCTCTGGCGTCATCCAATGCAAGGGCGCTTGAACCGGGGAAATACACCGTTATATTAGAACCAACCGCGAGTGTCGAACTGCTTGGAAATATGATGCGGAGTATGGACGCACGTAATGCTGACGAAGGCAGAAATTTTTTGGGCAAAAAAGGCGGAGGAACACGGTTAGGTGAAAAACTTTTTGATGAGCGTGTGAATATTTATTCCGATCCGCAAAACCTTGAAATTCCGGGATCTCCTTTTGGAGGTGGCGGGGGGCGTTTTGGCGGAGGTGGTTCGGACGGAAGGCCACAGGAAAAAGTGGTTTGGGTTGAGAACGGAGTGGTAAAAAATATGTTTTATTCCCGGTACTGGGCAGAAAAACAAGGCGTTAAAGCCATTCCGCAGCCATCAGGATTTACATTTCAGGGCGGGACAGAAACTTTGGCGGAAATGATCAAAGGAACTGAAAAGGGAATTTTGGTAACACGTCTCTGGTACATACGCGCTGTTGATCCGCAAACATTATTATATACTGGATTGACCCGCGATGGTACATTTTATATCGAAAACGGGCAGATCAAATATCCTGTGAAAAATTTCCGGTTCAATGAAAGTCCCGTTATTATGCTGAATAATCTGGAACTGGCCGGAAAACCGGTGCGTGCAGGAGGAAACCTGATTCCACCATTAAAGATCAGGGACTTTACATTTACCAGTTTATCAGACGCAGTTTAA
- a CDS encoding M20/M25/M40 family metallo-hydrolase, giving the protein MKKILFMLLLAVSGISAEAIAQNKTNKTDVLVDKQMLPALEELKDYVAIPNDALVATDIDKNITWAEKAFAKRGFKTTVLPTDRLPLFLAEKTYPGVTKTVLYYFHLDGQAVRPNEWFQKDPYMTVLKEKSGDGSFKEIEWNVLQKAPVNDELRIFARSTSDDKGPIVMFLHAMDILKAENKNAPYNVKVILDGEEEKGSMGLKGALVKYKAELKADFLIVMDGPMHSSNIPTLTFGCRGGTGFSLTTYGAITQQHSGHFGNYSPDPTFILSKIISSMKDDDGRVLIDGFYDGIKFDAEAVKMMAAVPDVTKDINERLQIAEEEKVGKNYQESMQYPSLNVRGLKAAVVGKGGGSIIPEMAIAEFGIRLVPETEGGRMTDLVKKHIQKLGYEVLDHVPTKEERLKYKKLVFFDGGGAGSPAFRTEVNSPIGSWLKKSITGNFNQDPIIIRIMGGSVPVAPFIQTMAIPAVIVPLVNMDNNQHSPNENLRLGNLRTGIKTCYSLLTSSI; this is encoded by the coding sequence ATGAAGAAAATATTATTTATGCTGTTGCTGGCTGTTTCCGGTATTTCAGCAGAGGCCATTGCCCAGAACAAAACAAATAAAACGGATGTGCTGGTTGACAAGCAAATGCTTCCTGCACTGGAAGAATTAAAGGATTATGTAGCGATTCCAAACGATGCGCTGGTTGCCACGGATATAGATAAAAATATTACCTGGGCAGAAAAAGCATTTGCAAAACGTGGTTTTAAAACAACCGTTCTCCCAACAGATCGCCTGCCTTTGTTCCTGGCCGAGAAAACGTATCCGGGTGTTACAAAAACGGTATTGTACTACTTTCATTTGGATGGACAGGCTGTTCGCCCCAATGAGTGGTTCCAAAAAGATCCGTATATGACGGTTTTAAAAGAAAAATCGGGTGACGGTTCTTTCAAGGAAATTGAGTGGAATGTATTACAAAAAGCACCGGTCAATGATGAATTGCGGATTTTTGCACGTTCAACTTCCGATGATAAAGGCCCTATTGTGATGTTTTTGCACGCCATGGATATTTTGAAAGCTGAAAACAAAAATGCGCCTTACAATGTAAAAGTGATATTGGATGGCGAGGAGGAAAAAGGTTCGATGGGATTGAAAGGCGCTTTGGTTAAATACAAAGCAGAACTGAAAGCCGATTTCCTGATCGTGATGGACGGGCCGATGCATTCTTCCAATATTCCTACTTTAACTTTTGGATGCAGAGGCGGTACAGGTTTTTCGCTGACAACCTATGGTGCGATTACGCAGCAGCATAGCGGCCATTTTGGAAATTATTCTCCTGACCCGACTTTCATTTTATCAAAAATTATATCGTCCATGAAAGACGATGATGGAAGAGTTTTGATTGATGGTTTTTACGACGGGATTAAATTTGATGCCGAAGCAGTGAAAATGATGGCGGCCGTTCCGGATGTTACTAAGGATATTAACGAACGCCTGCAAATTGCCGAAGAGGAAAAAGTTGGTAAAAATTACCAGGAGTCAATGCAATACCCTTCTCTTAATGTTCGTGGATTAAAAGCCGCAGTGGTAGGGAAAGGCGGCGGTTCTATAATTCCGGAAATGGCAATAGCTGAATTCGGTATTCGTTTGGTTCCTGAAACCGAAGGAGGCAGAATGACAGACCTCGTGAAAAAACATATTCAGAAACTGGGCTATGAAGTGCTGGATCATGTTCCAACCAAAGAAGAAAGGCTGAAATACAAAAAGTTGGTTTTCTTTGACGGTGGCGGGGCCGGTTCTCCAGCATTCCGAACCGAAGTAAACTCACCTATCGGAAGCTGGCTGAAAAAATCAATAACAGGCAATTTTAACCAGGATCCGATTATCATCAGGATTATGGGCGGTTCGGTTCCGGTTGCTCCGTTTATTCAGACAATGGCCATTCCGGCGGTGATCGTTCCATTGGTGAATATGGACAATAATCAACACAGCCCGAACGAAAATTTACGACTTGGAAATCTAAGAACGGGCATCAAAACCTGCTATTCGCTTTTGACATCGTCGATATAA
- a CDS encoding amidohydrolase family protein: protein MIIPEPAKIRPTAEKAVGPVNKNKHKNYLSTGLTSLFLALSLTAIASPHKAAEDSVKVILTEGTNIAIALSPDKNTIVMDLQGTIYKIPASGGKAVALTDALGDCRQPVWSPDGSKVAFQAFWDGNFHIWTVGKNGGIPVQITFGTFDDREPAYSPDGKSIVFSSDRSGNYDVWSMDLATGTMKQLTTDPNNDYFPSYSADGSKIAYVSERTSGPGIYIKDLAGEEKLFLTSKGKLSSPVWHPAQPKIIFNSFIDGKSLLDMAQVGGGEWQTLSDEKEDVFPFKVSWISDTEYLYSADGQIKRGKIGDKKTTAIPFQVQISLGRGKYPQKIHDFNNIKEVAAKGIRGPVVSPDGNTIAFTALSDLYLLKKGSAKPEALTNDSFIEIDPAWSADGKRLAYVTDRKGNMDLYVRDIATGKETLILDAADNITYPAWSADGTKIAYYQKDPAVFGRYALKMIELSSSKSTTLYEPLFDGSQPSWSPDGKYVVISALVPYSSRYREGVSKFLVISTEDKSSRFITPINEKTLSTRGKNGPYWSPDGTKFAFSMDGLLWTVAVDAQGTLLNAPRRLTNELAEYPSWTGDSKSIVYTATDVLKKVSIVDGTTETIPLQLNYKPAMPTGQIVVHAGKLFNGLTKEYQTNVDVLIEGNRIKSIEPHKAGRAGKLIDASKKVIIPGLIEMHTHQTAAAGEQLGRLWLGYGITTIREPGGDPYDVLERKESWLSGKRKGPRNFYTGGIMDGSRIYYGMNIGNVAGAQLDLELEKAKRLGFDMIKTYVRMTDAMQQRVTSFAHVMGVPVSSHEIFPAMKYGVDAVEHMGATSRRGYSPKLTSLNNSYQDVTELLIKSGMNITPTASLQGGLPMLVQKDPTFFDNKQFKAFYSEEAKTAIQVLTASRIKNNPSFLTSFGNIQRTVKTMVEGGGHVTPGTDSPIIAPGFSYHAELQSWVDGGISNFETLRAATLWSAESLGVSKDLGTLEKGKLADLVILDGDPMVNIKDLLNVETVIRNGEIFLIDDLLKK from the coding sequence AAGAATACGATTGTCATGGATTTGCAGGGAACGATTTATAAAATTCCGGCAAGCGGAGGAAAAGCCGTTGCGCTGACTGACGCGCTGGGAGATTGCCGACAGCCGGTCTGGTCTCCTGATGGTTCCAAAGTTGCTTTCCAGGCATTTTGGGATGGCAACTTTCATATCTGGACAGTGGGTAAAAACGGTGGAATTCCGGTACAAATCACATTCGGAACATTCGATGACCGCGAACCCGCCTATTCTCCTGATGGCAAAAGCATTGTATTCTCATCTGACCGGAGCGGGAATTATGATGTCTGGTCCATGGATCTGGCAACGGGTACAATGAAGCAGCTTACCACAGATCCGAACAACGATTATTTCCCTTCCTACTCGGCTGATGGTTCCAAAATCGCTTATGTTTCCGAACGCACTTCCGGCCCTGGTATTTACATCAAAGACCTGGCTGGTGAAGAAAAATTATTTTTAACCAGTAAAGGAAAACTTTCTTCTCCTGTCTGGCATCCGGCTCAGCCTAAAATCATTTTTAACAGTTTTATTGATGGCAAAAGCTTGCTGGATATGGCTCAGGTTGGAGGCGGTGAATGGCAAACTTTATCTGACGAAAAAGAAGATGTTTTCCCATTCAAAGTATCCTGGATTTCTGATACAGAATATTTGTATTCTGCTGATGGCCAGATAAAACGCGGCAAAATAGGTGATAAAAAAACAACTGCAATTCCTTTTCAGGTACAGATAAGCCTGGGACGCGGAAAATATCCGCAGAAGATTCATGATTTTAATAATATCAAAGAAGTTGCAGCAAAAGGAATCAGAGGCCCGGTGGTTTCTCCTGATGGAAATACCATTGCCTTTACGGCTTTGAGTGATTTGTATCTATTAAAAAAAGGAAGTGCAAAACCGGAAGCTTTAACCAATGACTCATTTATTGAAATTGATCCGGCATGGTCGGCTGATGGAAAACGGCTTGCGTATGTGACTGACCGTAAAGGTAATATGGATCTTTATGTGCGGGATATTGCAACGGGTAAAGAAACGCTGATACTGGACGCAGCCGATAATATTACTTATCCCGCATGGTCAGCCGACGGTACCAAAATCGCTTACTACCAGAAAGATCCTGCTGTATTTGGCCGTTACGCATTAAAAATGATCGAACTTTCTTCGTCGAAATCAACTACTTTGTACGAACCCTTATTTGACGGATCGCAGCCAAGCTGGTCTCCCGACGGAAAATATGTGGTGATTTCTGCCCTGGTTCCATATTCAAGCCGTTACCGGGAAGGGGTCAGTAAATTTCTGGTCATTTCAACAGAAGATAAAAGCAGCCGTTTTATCACACCGATTAATGAAAAAACACTTTCAACTCGTGGTAAAAATGGCCCATATTGGTCACCGGACGGAACAAAATTTGCATTCTCTATGGACGGGCTTTTGTGGACCGTTGCCGTAGACGCACAGGGCACATTGCTCAATGCGCCAAGAAGGCTGACTAACGAACTGGCTGAATATCCCAGCTGGACCGGTGATTCCAAAAGTATTGTTTACACTGCAACGGATGTTTTAAAAAAGGTATCAATCGTTGACGGAACCACAGAAACAATTCCCCTGCAATTAAACTATAAACCTGCAATGCCGACCGGGCAAATTGTAGTACATGCAGGTAAACTTTTCAATGGCCTTACCAAAGAATACCAGACAAATGTTGATGTCCTGATAGAAGGAAACCGTATCAAAAGTATTGAACCGCACAAAGCAGGACGAGCAGGAAAACTGATCGACGCTTCCAAAAAAGTAATTATTCCTGGTTTAATAGAGATGCATACGCACCAGACTGCGGCTGCCGGAGAGCAGCTGGGCAGGTTATGGCTGGGTTATGGAATTACAACAATCCGGGAACCGGGAGGCGATCCATATGATGTACTGGAAAGGAAAGAATCCTGGTTAAGCGGAAAAAGAAAAGGCCCGCGTAATTTTTATACAGGCGGGATTATGGATGGAAGCCGTATTTATTATGGCATGAATATCGGAAATGTAGCAGGAGCACAGCTTGATCTGGAACTTGAAAAGGCAAAAAGACTGGGTTTTGATATGATTAAAACTTACGTCAGAATGACGGATGCAATGCAGCAGCGGGTAACCAGTTTTGCACATGTTATGGGTGTGCCGGTTTCTTCTCATGAAATTTTTCCAGCCATGAAATATGGCGTTGATGCGGTGGAACACATGGGTGCAACAAGCCGCCGGGGTTATTCTCCCAAACTGACTTCACTTAATAATTCTTATCAGGACGTAACTGAACTGCTGATTAAATCAGGAATGAATATTACGCCAACTGCTTCCCTGCAAGGCGGATTGCCTATGCTGGTTCAAAAAGATCCTACATTTTTTGATAACAAACAGTTTAAAGCCTTTTACTCAGAAGAAGCCAAAACAGCCATACAGGTTTTGACCGCATCACGGATTAAAAATAATCCTTCATTTCTCACCTCGTTCGGGAATATCCAACGGACAGTTAAAACAATGGTTGAAGGAGGAGGCCACGTAACGCCCGGAACAGATTCACCAATTATCGCACCTGGGTTCAGTTATCACGCAGAACTCCAAAGCTGGGTTGATGGCGGTATCTCTAATTTCGAAACGTTGAGAGCGGCAACATTATGGTCAGCGGAATCACTGGGAGTGAGCAAGGATCTGGGAACACTGGAAAAAGGAAAACTGGCCGATCTGGTTATTCTGGACGGTGATCCGATGGTGAATATCAAAGACCTGTTAAATGTAGAAACCGTTATCAGAAACGGAGAAATATTTCTGATCGACGATTTATTAAAAAAATAA